One genomic window of Marinobacter gudaonensis includes the following:
- a CDS encoding PilN domain-containing protein, translating to MAKINLRPWREELRAEKQKQFVVMILGAAIIAGGLVFLWKSDMDSRIAYQQSRNAYIETATKKLDEQIKEIENLKRQRDELLARMQVIQDLQGKRPVIVRVFDELVRTLPDGLYYTDLKRTGDRLDIVGMAESNSRISNLMRQFEESDWFTNPNLSNVSAADSRRAGYSQFNLSVQQKTPEPEGEGK from the coding sequence ATGGCAAAGATCAACCTCCGACCGTGGCGCGAGGAGCTTCGCGCCGAGAAGCAGAAACAGTTTGTGGTCATGATTCTGGGCGCGGCCATTATTGCCGGCGGTCTAGTGTTTCTCTGGAAATCGGACATGGACAGCCGGATTGCCTACCAGCAGTCCCGCAATGCCTACATTGAAACCGCGACCAAGAAACTGGACGAGCAGATCAAGGAAATCGAAAACCTCAAGCGCCAGCGCGATGAGCTTCTTGCCCGTATGCAGGTGATCCAGGATCTCCAGGGCAAGCGCCCGGTCATTGTCCGGGTGTTTGACGAGTTGGTCAGAACGCTGCCCGACGGTCTGTACTACACAGACCTCAAGCGCACCGGCGACCGACTCGATATCGTGGGCATGGCTGAATCCAACAGCCGGATCTCCAACCTGATGCGTCAGTTTGAGGAGTCGGACTGGTTCACCAATCCCAATCTCTCCAACGTATCCGCCGCCGACAGTCGTCGGGCCGGTTACAGCCAGTTCAACCTGTCGGTGCAGCAAAAAACACCTGAGCCCGAAGGGGAGGGTAAGTAA
- the aroK gene encoding shikimate kinase AroK, with protein sequence MPLPKRVVLVGPMGAGKSTIGRMLAKELGYRFLDSDRIIEDRCGANIPWIFDVEGEDGFRQRETAMLEELSEEGNTVLATGGGAVMRDENHPLLKKDATVIYLKTSIDQQVERTRKDRNRPLLQNDDPEAVLRKLFSVRDPLYTGLADIVMYTDRKSPRLVVRQLVNRLNPRTPRHKRQIRKEGRNHV encoded by the coding sequence ATGCCATTGCCCAAACGCGTTGTCCTCGTTGGCCCCATGGGTGCAGGGAAAAGTACGATCGGCCGGATGCTCGCCAAGGAGTTGGGCTACCGGTTCCTGGATTCGGATCGGATCATCGAAGACCGGTGCGGGGCCAACATTCCCTGGATATTCGACGTCGAAGGCGAGGACGGCTTCCGGCAGCGGGAAACGGCCATGCTCGAGGAGCTTTCCGAGGAGGGCAATACCGTGTTGGCTACCGGTGGTGGAGCCGTCATGCGCGATGAGAACCACCCTCTGCTGAAGAAAGACGCCACCGTTATCTATCTCAAAACTTCGATTGACCAGCAGGTGGAGCGAACCCGAAAAGACCGGAACCGACCTCTGTTGCAGAACGATGATCCGGAAGCCGTCCTGAGGAAACTGTTCTCTGTTCGCGATCCGCTCTATACCGGGCTGGCCGATATCGTTATGTATACAGACCGCAAAAGCCCGAGGCTCGTCGTGCGACAGCTGGTGAATCGTCTGAACCCCAGGACACCAAGGCACAAGCGGCAGATTCGGAAGGAAGGTCGTAATCATGTCTGA
- a CDS encoding pilus assembly protein PilM, with product MFGLFGKKSSAVLGLDISSSSVKLLELSKQGDRYKVESYAVEPLPANAVVEKNITDVEAVGEVLKRVASKSRSGVKQVAVAVSGSAVITKVIQMDGGLNEFEMEDQIALEADQYIPYPLDEVAIDFEVQGASESNPDQVDVLLAACRKENVDIREDALEIASLTTKVVDVEAYALERAYALIEPQLDSQGEELVVAIVDIGATMTTLSVLAGGKTVYTREQIFGGKQLTEEIQRRYGLSLEEAGLAKKQGGLPDDYETEVLMPFREAVVQQVARALQFFFGASQYNAVDYVVLAGGTASIQGLTEMVEEKTGTPTLVANPFADMAVGSKVNASALSNDAPSLMIACGLAMRSFD from the coding sequence GTGTTCGGATTGTTTGGAAAGAAATCCAGTGCAGTGCTGGGCTTGGATATAAGCTCCAGTTCGGTCAAGCTTCTGGAGCTATCGAAGCAGGGTGACCGGTACAAGGTCGAGAGCTACGCCGTTGAGCCGTTGCCGGCCAACGCCGTGGTCGAGAAAAATATCACCGACGTCGAGGCCGTGGGCGAAGTGCTCAAGCGGGTGGCTTCCAAATCCCGTTCCGGCGTGAAGCAGGTGGCCGTGGCCGTATCCGGTTCGGCGGTCATCACCAAGGTCATCCAGATGGACGGTGGGCTGAACGAGTTCGAAATGGAAGACCAGATCGCGCTCGAGGCTGATCAGTACATTCCTTATCCGCTGGATGAAGTGGCCATCGACTTTGAAGTGCAGGGCGCCTCGGAGAGCAATCCGGATCAGGTGGATGTCCTGCTCGCTGCATGCCGCAAGGAAAACGTCGATATTCGTGAAGATGCCCTCGAGATTGCCTCACTGACCACCAAGGTGGTGGACGTTGAAGCCTACGCCCTGGAACGCGCCTATGCTCTAATTGAGCCCCAGCTCGACTCCCAGGGAGAGGAGCTGGTTGTAGCGATTGTGGACATTGGCGCCACCATGACCACCCTGAGTGTTCTTGCCGGCGGCAAGACCGTTTACACCCGCGAGCAGATTTTCGGCGGCAAGCAGCTGACCGAGGAGATCCAGCGCCGGTACGGGCTCTCACTGGAGGAAGCAGGTCTGGCCAAGAAGCAGGGTGGACTTCCCGACGACTACGAAACAGAAGTGCTCATGCCGTTCCGGGAGGCGGTGGTCCAGCAGGTCGCCCGGGCACTGCAGTTCTTCTTCGGTGCCAGTCAGTACAATGCCGTTGACTATGTGGTTCTGGCCGGCGGAACTGCGTCGATTCAGGGACTCACAGAAATGGTCGAGGAAAAAACAGGTACGCCGACTCTGGTGGCCAATCCCTTTGCGGACATGGCGGTGGGGTCAAAGGTCAATGCATCCGCGCTTAGCAATGACGCGCCCTCATTGATGATTGCCTGCGGCCTGGCGATGAGGAGCTTCGACTGA
- a CDS encoding penicillin-binding protein 1A, with the protein MSHLLRTSRLIAWLFLTGLSVAVIVTSGFYLYLRPGLPPVSQLLDIKLQTPLRVYSKDNRLIAEFGEKRRAPITIEQIPTIQLQAFMAAEDARFYEHFGVDIKGLARAAIELVSTGEIQSGGSTITMQVAKNYFLSRDRTFIRKFNEILLALQIERELEKDRILELYLNKIYLGNRAYGIAAAAQVYYDKPVAQLSLAQMAMLAGLPKAPSAFNPLANPERATIRRNWILGRMHSLGFITEDARDLAVAAPLTASYNSTETEIDADYVAEMARSEMVRRFGEDAYTDGYTVTLTVDSRKQQAATEALRDGLEAYDRRHGYRGPIGQLDTDGLAERDLGNLMLNYPKVASLLPAVVTEVNDEEGVARVHVRGLGASVMPFDTMTWAQRYKTENLTGPEPEKPSDVVARGDVVYVRPTTPATPDAGDQQDETDNLEQAAAPASVALAQIPRVEGALISLRAETGAIEALSGGYSFSQSKYNRATQARRQPGSTFKPFLYLSALEKGITPATIYNDAPIVFDDSELETAWRPQNSSGQFYGPTRLREALYRSRNLVSIRLLRDLGIQNTLDYLEQLKIPTANMPDNLSLSLGSGQLTPMELARALAVIANGGYDVQPYLIESIQDIQGKTIYKAPDTILCDTNCDELLAQTASTTGTDEASTPDTDAQEQGNSAEREAKTRVMRRLADERSVYILHSMMRDVIRLGTGRRALALGRDDIAGKTGTTNEQKDTWFAGFNHKIATTTWVGFDQPAPLGRREFGASTALPIWLDYMEVALEGTEPAVMPRPNGIVNIRINPETGQRVRPGEEGIFEIFREEDAPPPLSVQDDGNGGGGAEEDDLSRRIF; encoded by the coding sequence ATGTCTCATTTGTTGCGCACATCTCGCCTTATTGCCTGGTTGTTTCTTACCGGACTGAGTGTCGCCGTAATCGTAACCTCAGGCTTTTATCTTTATCTCCGCCCGGGACTCCCTCCCGTCTCACAACTCCTGGACATCAAGCTCCAGACGCCGCTGCGGGTATATAGCAAAGACAACAGATTAATAGCAGAATTCGGTGAAAAGAGAAGGGCACCGATCACAATCGAACAGATCCCAACAATTCAGTTACAAGCCTTTATGGCCGCGGAAGACGCGCGTTTTTACGAGCACTTCGGGGTCGACATCAAAGGCCTGGCGCGGGCTGCCATCGAACTGGTCTCCACCGGCGAGATTCAGTCCGGGGGCAGTACCATCACCATGCAGGTTGCAAAAAATTACTTTTTGTCACGCGACCGAACCTTTATCCGGAAGTTCAACGAGATACTTCTGGCTCTTCAGATTGAACGTGAACTGGAAAAAGACCGGATTCTTGAGCTCTACCTGAACAAGATCTATCTCGGCAACCGGGCCTATGGAATTGCTGCTGCGGCACAGGTCTATTACGACAAGCCGGTCGCCCAGCTGTCGCTTGCCCAAATGGCCATGCTGGCAGGTCTGCCCAAGGCACCGTCGGCATTCAACCCGCTGGCAAATCCGGAGCGCGCCACGATCCGGAGAAACTGGATCCTGGGCCGCATGCACTCCCTCGGCTTCATTACCGAGGATGCCCGCGATCTGGCTGTTGCGGCGCCTCTGACCGCAAGCTACAACTCCACCGAGACCGAGATCGATGCCGATTACGTGGCCGAGATGGCGCGCTCTGAAATGGTCCGCCGCTTCGGAGAGGACGCCTACACCGATGGCTACACGGTGACCCTCACCGTGGACAGCCGCAAACAGCAGGCGGCCACCGAAGCCCTTCGCGACGGTCTCGAGGCCTACGATCGCCGGCATGGCTACCGGGGACCGATCGGTCAACTGGATACCGACGGCCTCGCCGAGCGTGACCTGGGCAACCTTATGCTCAACTATCCGAAAGTGGCCTCCCTGCTCCCTGCCGTAGTAACCGAAGTCAATGACGAGGAGGGCGTAGCCCGAGTCCACGTTCGCGGCCTGGGAGCGAGCGTCATGCCGTTCGATACCATGACCTGGGCCCAACGCTACAAAACGGAAAACCTGACCGGTCCGGAGCCGGAAAAGCCGTCGGATGTCGTTGCCCGAGGCGATGTAGTCTACGTACGCCCAACAACGCCCGCGACTCCGGATGCCGGAGATCAGCAAGACGAGACAGACAACCTGGAACAGGCAGCGGCACCGGCGAGCGTGGCCCTGGCGCAGATCCCGCGGGTTGAGGGCGCACTGATTTCCCTGCGCGCGGAGACCGGCGCTATCGAAGCCCTGAGCGGTGGCTACAGTTTCAGCCAGAGCAAGTACAACCGGGCCACCCAGGCCCGTCGCCAGCCGGGCTCCACGTTCAAGCCCTTCCTGTACCTGAGCGCTCTGGAGAAAGGGATTACCCCGGCCACCATCTACAACGACGCTCCGATCGTGTTCGACGATTCCGAACTTGAAACCGCCTGGCGCCCCCAGAATTCCTCGGGCCAGTTCTACGGCCCCACACGGCTCCGGGAAGCCCTGTATCGCTCCCGAAACCTGGTATCCATCCGCTTGTTACGGGACCTGGGAATCCAGAACACCCTGGACTATCTGGAGCAGTTGAAAATCCCCACCGCCAACATGCCTGACAATCTCTCCCTGTCATTGGGCAGCGGCCAGTTAACACCAATGGAACTGGCCCGGGCACTCGCCGTCATCGCAAACGGCGGCTATGACGTGCAGCCCTACCTGATTGAAAGCATCCAGGACATCCAGGGCAAGACGATCTATAAAGCACCTGACACCATACTCTGCGACACCAACTGCGACGAACTGCTGGCACAGACGGCGTCCACCACCGGCACCGACGAAGCCTCCACGCCGGACACAGACGCGCAGGAGCAGGGAAACAGCGCCGAAAGAGAGGCAAAGACCCGGGTGATGCGCCGCCTTGCCGACGAGCGGTCGGTCTACATTCTGCACTCCATGATGCGGGATGTGATTCGCCTGGGCACAGGACGCAGAGCGCTGGCGCTTGGCCGGGATGACATCGCAGGCAAAACCGGCACCACCAATGAACAAAAGGACACCTGGTTCGCCGGCTTTAACCACAAGATTGCAACAACCACCTGGGTAGGCTTTGATCAGCCGGCGCCCCTTGGCCGCCGCGAATTCGGTGCCAGCACTGCCCTACCCATCTGGCTGGACTACATGGAAGTGGCTCTCGAAGGCACCGAGCCGGCAGTGATGCCGCGCCCCAACGGCATCGTTAACATTCGTATAAACCCGGAAACCGGGCAACGCGTGCGCCCGGGTGAGGAAGGCATTTTCGAGATATTCCGTGAAGAGGACGCGCCACCTCCCCTGTCCGTTCAGGACGACGGCAACGGGGGCGGCGGTGCCGAGGAAGACGATCTGTCCCGCAGGATCTTCTGA
- the pilQ gene encoding type IV pilus secretin PilQ family protein produces MFRKLNVYVSVIALGLLSGLANAVTLEDVSFSSLPGERLEVKLQFDGTPPEPTGYTIERPARIAVDLRDTTSGLDSRSIPLGSGNAQSMTVVETKDRTRLIFNLVELVPYATARSGNSLVMTIGGDGAVASTAGSSSATSASSASASGAGNALSGVDFRRGKDGEGRVILDLGSSSTPVDLTERAGKIRLTMEDLTVPSNLRRRLDVTDFATPVTRIDTFVEDGNAVVEISPQGNYDYIAYQSGSQFTVSVEELTQEEAESRREEKFPYTGDKLSLNFQDIEVRSVLQLIADFTGLNLVASDTVGGSITLRLQNVPWDQALDLILKTKGLDKRQIGNVLLVAPADEIAAREKLELETNKQIAELAPVRLDIIQVNYAKAADIVSLIKEDEELISDRGFVSSDVRTNTISVRETAEKLEEIRRLVSTWDVPVRQVSIEARIVRAQTNVAENLGVRWGGAAYDINGDNIVSIGGGLDGVQDARDSAATPGSFQTSFPGALAVDLGVTGEGASSFAIGWGSDDFLVDLELSALESDGQAEVVSQPRVVTADRQTASIKSGEEIPYQEASSSGATSVSFKEAVLSLEVTPQITPDDKIIMDLVVNQDSRGEVTAGIPSINTNEVTTQVLVGNGETVVLGGIFQSEVATQTTKTPFLGDIPYIGRIFKRTEHIDERSELLIFITPKIIKNDLIR; encoded by the coding sequence ATGTTCAGAAAACTCAATGTATACGTCAGCGTGATTGCTCTTGGGTTGTTATCCGGCCTGGCCAACGCGGTCACGCTGGAAGACGTGTCGTTTTCGTCGCTACCGGGCGAGCGGCTTGAGGTCAAACTCCAGTTTGATGGCACGCCCCCGGAACCAACGGGCTACACCATCGAACGGCCGGCTCGTATTGCGGTCGACCTTCGGGATACCACCAGTGGCCTGGACAGCCGGAGTATTCCGCTGGGCTCAGGCAACGCCCAGAGCATGACAGTGGTGGAAACCAAGGATCGCACCCGGCTGATTTTCAACCTGGTGGAGCTGGTGCCCTACGCAACGGCCCGCTCTGGCAACTCCCTGGTCATGACCATTGGTGGTGACGGCGCTGTGGCCAGCACAGCCGGTTCGTCGAGCGCCACCTCTGCTTCCTCGGCATCTGCCAGTGGGGCTGGGAATGCCCTGTCGGGCGTTGATTTCCGTCGAGGCAAGGACGGCGAGGGCCGTGTGATCCTGGATCTCGGTAGCTCCAGTACCCCGGTCGACCTGACCGAGCGGGCCGGCAAGATCCGGCTCACCATGGAAGACCTGACGGTGCCCAGCAACCTGCGTCGTCGCCTGGATGTCACAGACTTCGCGACACCGGTAACCCGCATCGATACGTTCGTGGAAGACGGCAATGCTGTGGTGGAGATCAGTCCACAGGGTAACTACGACTATATCGCCTACCAGTCTGGCAGCCAGTTTACTGTCAGCGTGGAAGAACTGACCCAGGAAGAGGCCGAGTCCCGTCGGGAAGAGAAGTTCCCGTACACAGGCGACAAGCTCTCCCTGAACTTCCAGGACATCGAAGTGCGTTCGGTTCTCCAGCTGATTGCGGATTTCACGGGGCTGAACCTGGTGGCCAGTGATACCGTTGGCGGGAGCATCACCCTTCGCCTGCAGAATGTGCCCTGGGATCAGGCTCTGGACCTCATTCTCAAGACCAAGGGCCTGGACAAGCGCCAGATTGGCAACGTGCTGCTGGTAGCGCCGGCGGACGAAATTGCCGCGCGGGAAAAACTCGAGCTGGAAACCAACAAGCAGATTGCCGAACTGGCGCCAGTTCGCCTGGATATCATTCAGGTCAATTACGCCAAGGCAGCGGACATTGTGTCGTTGATCAAGGAAGACGAAGAACTGATTTCTGACCGCGGCTTCGTGTCCTCCGACGTTCGCACCAACACCATCAGTGTTCGGGAGACAGCGGAGAAGCTTGAAGAGATCCGTCGCCTCGTGTCCACCTGGGACGTGCCAGTGCGTCAGGTTTCCATTGAAGCACGGATTGTGAGGGCCCAGACCAACGTTGCCGAGAACCTGGGCGTTCGCTGGGGCGGCGCGGCCTATGACATTAACGGTGACAACATTGTGTCCATCGGTGGTGGCCTTGATGGTGTACAGGATGCACGGGATTCTGCTGCTACCCCCGGTTCGTTCCAGACCTCTTTCCCGGGTGCTCTGGCTGTGGACCTGGGCGTGACCGGAGAGGGTGCGTCTTCCTTTGCCATCGGTTGGGGCAGCGACGACTTCCTGGTTGATCTGGAGCTGTCTGCCCTGGAGAGTGATGGTCAGGCCGAAGTCGTTTCCCAGCCGCGGGTCGTGACTGCCGATCGTCAGACCGCTTCCATCAAGTCTGGTGAAGAGATCCCGTATCAGGAAGCGTCCTCAAGTGGCGCGACCTCTGTTTCCTTCAAAGAGGCGGTACTGTCTCTTGAAGTTACACCTCAGATCACGCCGGATGACAAGATCATCATGGATCTGGTAGTCAACCAGGATTCCCGGGGCGAAGTGACCGCCGGTATTCCATCCATCAACACCAATGAGGTGACCACGCAGGTGCTGGTGGGTAACGGCGAGACCGTGGTTCTCGGTGGTATTTTCCAGTCCGAAGTTGCCACCCAGACCACCAAGACCCCGTTCCTCGGAGACATTCCCTACATCGGGCGCATCTTCAAGCGCACCGAGCACATCGATGAGCGCAGTGAGCTGCTGATCTTTATCACGCCAAAGATCATCAAGAACGACCTCATTCGATAG
- a CDS encoding pilus assembly protein PilP, which produces MAGKHAVKAWLGLCAASLLTACSQGGGFSDLDKFMAETRAKPRGYVEPLPEFKAYEAFSYSAADRRAPFEPPIDVQLTMVDEQPVSNVEPDLDRPREVLENFDLKTLQMVGTLQGASGNLFALVEDSTGGIHRVRTGNYMGQNYGRIVGVSETRIELIEIVPNGRGGWVERPRSLTLEEDAG; this is translated from the coding sequence ATGGCGGGAAAACATGCGGTAAAAGCCTGGCTGGGACTCTGTGCAGCGTCGCTTCTGACGGCCTGCTCTCAGGGCGGTGGCTTTTCGGATCTTGATAAATTCATGGCGGAAACCCGTGCAAAGCCTCGCGGATATGTGGAGCCCCTGCCGGAGTTCAAGGCCTACGAGGCATTCAGTTATTCTGCAGCCGATCGTCGGGCGCCCTTCGAGCCACCGATTGATGTTCAGCTGACCATGGTAGATGAACAGCCGGTGAGCAATGTTGAGCCGGATCTGGATCGGCCCAGGGAGGTGCTGGAGAATTTCGACCTCAAGACGCTGCAAATGGTCGGCACTCTGCAGGGAGCGTCCGGCAATCTGTTTGCGCTGGTTGAAGACAGCACCGGAGGCATTCACCGGGTCCGGACGGGCAACTACATGGGGCAGAACTACGGCCGCATTGTCGGCGTCAGTGAAACCCGAATCGAACTGATCGAAATCGTTCCGAATGGCCGGGGTGGCTGGGTTGAGCGTCCTCGCTCCCTGACCCTGGAAGAAGACGCGGGCTAA
- the aroB gene encoding 3-dehydroquinate synthase, protein MSETVRELSVQLGDRSYPIMIGEGLLEARDLTPFVTGSQVMVVTNDTVAPLYLDKARGCFPGKQVHSVILPDGEQFKEWQTLNRIFDGLLEQQHTRKTTVVALGGGVVGDMAGFAAACYQRGVPFIQIPTTLLSQVDSSVGGKTGINHPLGKNMIGAFYQPKAVLIDTRTLQTLPPREVSAGLAEIIKYGLIRDTGFLAWLEDNMEALVALQPAELAEAIYRSCACKAEVVALDEREGGIRAILNLGHTFGHAIETYAGYGNWLHGEAVGTGMLMAAELSCLEGMISRADCDRVRRLVARAGLPEKPPVGMTADDFMKLMAVDKKNVDGQLRLVLLKAVGDAFVTSDADPDNLATTFSRFCTPAA, encoded by the coding sequence ATGTCTGAGACTGTAAGAGAGCTCTCCGTTCAACTGGGTGATCGCAGTTACCCCATCATGATCGGCGAAGGGCTGCTGGAAGCCCGGGATCTGACCCCCTTTGTTACCGGCTCTCAGGTGATGGTGGTGACTAATGACACCGTGGCGCCGCTTTATCTCGACAAGGCGCGGGGGTGTTTCCCGGGCAAGCAGGTGCATTCGGTCATCCTGCCGGATGGTGAGCAGTTCAAGGAATGGCAGACGCTTAACCGGATCTTCGATGGGCTGCTGGAGCAGCAGCACACCCGCAAGACGACCGTTGTGGCCCTCGGAGGCGGTGTGGTCGGAGACATGGCGGGTTTTGCCGCTGCCTGTTACCAGCGCGGGGTGCCGTTCATCCAGATCCCTACGACTCTGCTGTCACAGGTGGATTCGTCTGTCGGTGGCAAAACCGGCATCAACCACCCCCTCGGCAAGAACATGATTGGTGCCTTCTATCAGCCGAAGGCGGTCTTGATTGACACCCGCACGCTACAGACTCTTCCACCCCGGGAAGTGTCGGCTGGACTGGCCGAGATCATCAAGTATGGGTTGATCCGTGATACCGGGTTCCTGGCCTGGCTGGAAGATAACATGGAAGCGCTTGTTGCCTTACAGCCTGCCGAACTGGCCGAGGCGATCTATCGATCCTGTGCCTGTAAGGCGGAGGTGGTTGCCCTCGACGAGCGTGAGGGGGGGATTCGGGCCATCCTGAACCTTGGGCATACCTTTGGTCATGCCATAGAAACCTATGCAGGCTATGGCAATTGGCTGCATGGCGAGGCTGTTGGCACGGGTATGTTGATGGCGGCTGAGCTGTCCTGCCTTGAGGGGATGATTTCACGGGCGGATTGCGATCGGGTCCGGCGGCTCGTGGCGCGCGCAGGGCTGCCCGAGAAGCCACCGGTAGGCATGACTGCGGATGATTTCATGAAGCTTATGGCGGTTGACAAGAAAAACGTGGATGGCCAGTTGCGACTGGTTCTGCTGAAGGCCGTGGGAGACGCGTTTGTCACCTCTGATGCGGATCCGGACAACCTGGCCACCACGTTCTCCCGTTTCTGCACGCCAGCTGCGTAA
- a CDS encoding type IV pilus inner membrane component PilO: MSLADSLKSLNEFDINDLDVNNAGIWPAPVKAIVVLIIFGLIAGGGYWFFIKDQYAQLERVEKTEQELRKKYEEKAYQVANLEVFKAQMAEMEETFGALVRQLPSETEVPGLLEDITNTALGNGLSLQEVKLQPEQRRDFYSELPINIRVSGSYHELASFVSSVASLPRIVTLHDLTIKPTSGEGDRLDMQVVARTYRYRAGE; this comes from the coding sequence ATGAGCCTCGCGGACTCACTCAAAAGCCTTAATGAATTCGACATCAATGATCTGGATGTCAACAACGCGGGTATCTGGCCTGCGCCGGTCAAGGCCATCGTTGTCCTGATTATTTTTGGTCTGATTGCCGGTGGTGGCTACTGGTTCTTCATCAAGGACCAGTACGCGCAGCTCGAGCGGGTGGAGAAGACCGAGCAGGAACTTCGCAAGAAATACGAGGAAAAGGCCTATCAGGTGGCAAACCTGGAGGTGTTCAAGGCCCAGATGGCAGAGATGGAAGAGACCTTCGGCGCGCTGGTGCGGCAGTTGCCCAGTGAAACCGAGGTTCCGGGTCTGCTGGAAGACATCACCAACACGGCGCTGGGCAATGGCCTGTCGCTTCAGGAGGTGAAACTTCAGCCAGAGCAGCGCCGGGATTTCTATTCCGAGCTGCCCATCAATATCCGGGTGTCCGGTTCCTATCATGAGCTGGCCTCGTTTGTCAGCAGTGTCGCGAGCCTTCCTCGGATCGTGACGTTGCATGACCTGACCATCAAACCAACTAGCGGAGAGGGAGACCGGCTCGATATGCAGGTTGTTGCTCGAACCTACCGCTACCGGGCTGGAGAATGA
- a CDS encoding malic enzyme-like NAD(P)-binding protein, with amino-acid sequence MSQDLKEAALEYHAKPRPGKLSVEITKPTKTSRDLSLAYSPGVAEPVREIAKDPENAYKYTAKGNLVAVISDGSAILGLGNLGPLASKPVMEGKGVLFKRFAGIDVFDIEVNSESPQAFIETVERIADTFGGINLEDIKAPECFEVERALIEKCNVPIFHDDQHGTAIVTAAGMINALELQGKKIEEATVVCLGAGAAAIACMKLLISCGIRSENIFMLDRKGVIHSGRDDLNQYKAMFANETDKRTLDDAIDGADVFLGLSGPDLLSADQLKKMAPNPIVFACSNPDPEISPEVALATRDDLIMATGRSDYPNQVNNVLGFPFIFRGALDVRATAINEEMKVAAVNAIRELAKEPVPQEICEAYGVESFEFGREYIIPKPMDVRLLEVVPAAVARAAVDSGVARNPYPAHYPLKSMDDII; translated from the coding sequence ATGTCTCAAGATCTGAAAGAAGCAGCCCTTGAATATCACGCCAAGCCGCGGCCTGGGAAGCTGAGTGTTGAAATCACCAAGCCGACCAAAACCTCCCGCGATCTCTCCCTGGCGTATAGCCCCGGGGTTGCCGAACCGGTCCGCGAGATCGCAAAGGACCCGGAGAATGCGTACAAGTACACTGCCAAGGGCAACCTGGTAGCTGTTATCTCTGACGGTTCCGCAATTCTTGGTCTGGGTAATCTGGGTCCTCTGGCGAGCAAGCCGGTTATGGAAGGCAAAGGCGTACTGTTCAAGCGCTTTGCCGGGATTGATGTCTTTGATATTGAAGTCAATTCCGAGAGCCCGCAGGCGTTTATCGAAACGGTTGAGCGTATCGCTGATACCTTTGGCGGTATTAACCTGGAAGACATCAAGGCGCCAGAGTGTTTCGAGGTTGAGCGGGCCCTGATTGAAAAGTGCAACGTGCCCATCTTCCACGATGATCAGCACGGTACGGCTATCGTTACTGCGGCTGGCATGATCAATGCCCTTGAGCTGCAGGGCAAGAAAATTGAAGAGGCGACAGTGGTCTGTCTCGGCGCAGGTGCTGCCGCTATCGCCTGCATGAAGCTGCTCATCAGCTGTGGTATTCGCTCTGAGAACATCTTCATGCTTGACCGTAAGGGTGTGATCCACTCGGGTCGTGATGATCTGAACCAGTATAAAGCCATGTTTGCCAACGAGACCGACAAGCGCACTCTGGACGACGCCATTGACGGCGCGGACGTGTTCCTCGGTCTGTCCGGTCCGGACCTGTTGAGTGCTGACCAGCTCAAGAAAATGGCGCCGAATCCGATCGTGTTTGCCTGCTCCAACCCGGATCCTGAGATCAGCCCGGAAGTCGCGCTGGCTACCCGTGATGATCTGATCATGGCGACCGGTCGTTCCGACTACCCGAACCAGGTCAACAACGTTCTGGGCTTCCCCTTCATCTTCCGTGGCGCGCTCGATGTTCGCGCGACCGCCATCAACGAAGAGATGAAGGTTGCCGCTGTCAACGCCATTCGCGAACTGGCCAAAGAGCCGGTGCCGCAGGAGATCTGCGAGGCCTACGGCGTGGAAAGCTTCGAGTTCGGCAGGGAGTACATCATTCCCAAGCCCATGGATGTCCGGCTGCTCGAGGTGGTGCCTGCGGCTGTTGCACGTGCGGCCGTGGATTCTGGTGTTGCACGCAATCCCTACCCGGCACACTATCCCCTGAAATCCATGGATGACATTATCTGA